From a region of the Methylocystis hirsuta genome:
- a CDS encoding NYN domain-containing protein, giving the protein MADIERTALFIDGANLYATAKSLGFDIDYKRLLREFQGKGRLIRAFYYTALIEDQEYSSIRPLIDWLDYNGYAVVTKPTKEFVDSLGRRKVKGNMDIELAVDAMEMAGHIDHMVLFSGDGDFRSLVESVQRRGVRVSVISTITTQPPMIADELRRQADEFIDLIHLVGKIGRDPGERAERMQRYQERPRPTPQAAHAEEEDGE; this is encoded by the coding sequence ATGGCAGATATCGAACGAACTGCGTTGTTTATTGACGGCGCGAACTTGTACGCGACCGCGAAATCACTTGGATTCGATATTGATTATAAGCGCTTGCTCCGCGAATTTCAGGGCAAGGGCCGCCTGATCCGCGCCTTCTACTACACTGCGTTGATCGAGGATCAAGAGTATTCGTCAATCCGTCCTCTCATCGATTGGCTGGACTACAATGGCTATGCGGTCGTGACCAAGCCGACGAAGGAGTTCGTCGATTCGCTCGGCCGTCGCAAAGTTAAAGGCAATATGGACATCGAGCTGGCGGTCGACGCCATGGAAATGGCCGGGCATATCGACCACATGGTCCTGTTTTCCGGCGACGGCGACTTCCGGTCGCTGGTCGAGTCCGTGCAGCGGCGCGGCGTTCGGGTTTCGGTCATTTCGACGATCACCACCCAGCCGCCGATGATCGCTGACGAATTGCGGCGCCAGGCCGACGAATTCATCGACCTTATTCATCTTGTGGGTAAGATCGGCCGCGATCCGGGCGAACGCGCCGAGCGCATGCAGCGGTATCAGGAGCGTCCTCGTCCCACGCCGCAAGCGGCTCACGCCGAAGAAGAAGACGGCGAGTGA
- a CDS encoding lytic transglycosylase domain-containing protein, with protein MMLPRRVATRFKLTVGFAALLIAAPAFTGLDRLGDGEAKRKASGRWTPSIPFSLGAWRSRVGTLQEAVREFVDRKHADDEAAHPLENSLFAADEGALPPIVAYAPAQGWLNGAAAKASLAALLGDDTDGFIQAVALYKAGDFAQGDEAASRLRTPLADAARWTGLRLHPHEAGFRRIAEFLAAHPDWPAGDWLRRRAEQALVAERHADKSVLAWFAENKPLTGFGKYALARAIAREGDFESAAALARDAWRNDDIGQGFDTIFNKELGEFLTPADHKFRADRLLYAGKNTLALRSAELAGKDVALLARARISGGDKLAAALPASVQNDPGLLYGRVHKLRNDKKFAEAGALLRNAPRDIEQVVDGDVWWEERRIVARKLLDQGDPQTAYKLCADHAAAKTSNKVDAEFNAGWIALRFLNDPIKAERHFTRLAQIAETPLQKSRAYYWLGRAAEAAHAEDDSKARNYYLQAATHSTTFYGQLANSRLGADERPLRPPPTAASGDSRAEAVRVAELLFALGEKDVAAPLALDSAKYLQDEAQVAALGDVIARQGDAKLSLIYGKAASYRGIALDDVAFPAYGVPNFNALPGSASRSMVFAVARQESAFDPKAVSSAGAMGLMQMIASTARHTAYMRGVSFDMSRMLSDPPFNAQLGAAHLGILLGEYRGAYLLTFAAYNAGGGRVKQWIDAYGDPRKPNVDPIDWVERIPITETRNYVQRVMENFVVYRAKFEDTGTRSPQVELARAGESL; from the coding sequence ATGATGTTGCCTCGACGCGTCGCGACGCGGTTCAAACTGACGGTCGGCTTCGCCGCCCTCTTGATCGCCGCGCCAGCTTTCACCGGTCTTGACCGTCTTGGCGACGGAGAGGCGAAGCGCAAGGCCTCCGGGCGCTGGACGCCATCGATTCCTTTCAGTCTCGGCGCTTGGCGCTCGCGGGTCGGCACGTTGCAGGAGGCTGTGCGCGAGTTCGTCGACCGCAAACACGCTGACGACGAGGCGGCGCATCCTCTGGAAAATTCACTCTTTGCCGCCGATGAAGGCGCGCTGCCGCCGATCGTCGCCTATGCTCCTGCGCAGGGCTGGCTTAATGGGGCCGCAGCAAAGGCAAGTCTCGCCGCGCTGCTGGGCGACGACACAGACGGCTTCATACAAGCGGTCGCCTTGTATAAGGCCGGCGATTTCGCTCAAGGCGACGAGGCCGCGTCGCGGCTCCGTACGCCGCTCGCCGACGCCGCGCGATGGACCGGCCTTCGGCTGCATCCCCATGAAGCCGGGTTCAGGCGCATCGCCGAATTCCTTGCGGCTCACCCGGACTGGCCCGCCGGCGACTGGTTGCGACGTCGCGCCGAGCAGGCGCTCGTCGCCGAGCGCCACGCCGACAAGAGCGTGCTGGCCTGGTTCGCGGAAAATAAGCCGCTCACCGGCTTTGGCAAATATGCCCTGGCGCGGGCAATCGCACGCGAAGGCGATTTCGAATCGGCGGCGGCGCTGGCGCGCGACGCTTGGCGCAACGACGATATCGGACAGGGGTTCGACACGATCTTCAATAAGGAGCTCGGCGAGTTTCTGACGCCGGCCGATCACAAGTTCCGCGCCGATCGTCTGCTCTATGCCGGAAAGAATACGCTCGCTTTGCGCAGCGCCGAGCTTGCGGGCAAGGACGTCGCGCTGCTCGCCCGCGCGCGCATTTCCGGCGGTGATAAGCTGGCGGCCGCTTTGCCGGCGTCTGTGCAGAACGATCCCGGACTGCTTTACGGACGCGTGCACAAGCTGCGCAACGACAAGAAATTTGCTGAAGCGGGCGCGCTGCTGCGCAATGCGCCGCGCGACATCGAGCAGGTCGTCGACGGCGATGTCTGGTGGGAGGAGCGGCGCATCGTCGCCCGCAAGCTTCTCGACCAGGGAGATCCGCAGACCGCATACAAGCTTTGCGCGGATCATGCCGCCGCCAAGACCAGCAACAAGGTCGACGCCGAATTCAACGCCGGCTGGATTGCGCTGCGGTTCTTGAACGACCCGATCAAGGCCGAGCGCCATTTCACGCGGCTCGCACAGATCGCCGAGACTCCGCTGCAAAAGTCTCGCGCATATTATTGGCTGGGACGCGCGGCGGAAGCCGCGCACGCCGAGGATGACTCCAAAGCGCGCAATTACTATCTCCAGGCGGCCACGCATTCGACGACGTTCTACGGGCAACTCGCCAATTCCCGCCTCGGCGCCGACGAGCGTCCGCTTCGCCCGCCCCCGACAGCCGCTTCCGGCGACAGCCGAGCCGAAGCGGTTCGCGTCGCGGAGTTGCTGTTCGCCTTGGGCGAGAAGGACGTCGCGGCGCCGCTTGCGCTCGACAGCGCAAAATACTTGCAGGACGAGGCGCAGGTCGCGGCGCTCGGAGACGTCATTGCGCGCCAGGGCGACGCGAAACTCTCGCTCATTTACGGCAAGGCCGCCTCCTATAGGGGAATCGCGCTCGACGACGTCGCCTTCCCCGCCTATGGCGTTCCGAATTTCAACGCGCTTCCAGGCTCCGCGTCCCGTTCGATGGTCTTCGCCGTCGCGCGCCAGGAAAGCGCCTTCGATCCCAAGGCTGTCTCCTCCGCCGGCGCCATGGGCCTGATGCAGATGATCGCCTCGACGGCGCGGCACACCGCCTATATGCGCGGCGTCAGCTTCGACATGTCGCGGATGCTGAGCGACCCGCCCTTCAACGCCCAGCTCGGCGCGGCGCATCTCGGCATTCTGCTGGGCGAATATCGGGGCGCCTATCTCCTCACCTTCGCCGCCTACAACGCTGGCGGCGGTCGGGTGAAGCAATGGATCGACGCCTATGGCGATCCACGCAAGCCCAATGTCGATCCGATCGACTGGGTCGAGCGGATTCCGATCACCGAAACGCGCAATTACGTGCAGCGGGTGATGGAGAATTTCGTCGTCTATCGGGCGAAGTTCGAGGATACGGGAACGCGGTCGCCACAAGTCGAACTGGCCCGCGCCGGCGAGAGCCTGTGA
- a CDS encoding SH3 domain-containing protein: MRRSLFAFVLFGALSCAQQAAAIKLTLAYPAVLRAGPEENYAAITTAPAGTEVKILRDDPSWTRIAIDKRRFFVATLELVFMSSRVTQTSGCDFGYPYSGSSQFFASPLAELRHSWPLGDLLGYHNRFPC, from the coding sequence ATGCGTCGGTCGCTATTTGCCTTTGTTCTTTTCGGCGCGCTCTCCTGCGCTCAGCAGGCGGCGGCGATAAAGCTGACGCTCGCCTACCCGGCGGTGCTGCGCGCCGGTCCAGAGGAGAATTACGCGGCGATCACGACCGCGCCAGCGGGGACGGAGGTCAAAATCTTGCGCGACGATCCGAGCTGGACGCGCATCGCCATCGACAAGAGGCGTTTTTTCGTCGCGACCCTAGAGCTTGTGTTCATGTCGTCTAGGGTCACCCAGACGTCCGGCTGCGATTTCGGCTATCCCTATTCGGGCAGCAGCCAATTTTTCGCCTCGCCGTTAGCGGAGTTGCGCCACAGCTGGCCGCTTGGCGACCTGCTCGGCTATCACAACCGCTTTCCCTGCTAG
- the smpB gene encoding SsrA-binding protein SmpB — MAAKPDPNFKVVADNRKARYNYEIGEIFEAGLALTGTEVKSLRTGKATIAESYAHVDRQGEAWLVNANIPEYLAGNRFNHPPKRPRKLLLKSREIAKLSQAIEREGMTIVPLKLYFNAKGRAKLQIALGKGKKLHDKREVEKKRDWSREKGRLLRARG; from the coding sequence GTGGCCGCAAAGCCGGATCCGAATTTCAAGGTCGTCGCCGATAATCGCAAGGCGCGCTACAATTACGAAATCGGCGAAATTTTCGAAGCGGGGCTGGCGCTGACCGGCACCGAGGTGAAGTCGCTGCGCACGGGCAAGGCGACGATCGCCGAAAGCTACGCCCATGTCGATCGGCAAGGCGAGGCATGGCTCGTCAACGCCAACATTCCCGAATATCTCGCCGGCAACCGCTTCAACCATCCGCCGAAGCGGCCGCGCAAACTGCTGCTCAAGTCGCGGGAGATCGCCAAGCTGTCGCAGGCTATTGAGCGCGAGGGCATGACGATCGTGCCGCTGAAGCTCTATTTCAACGCCAAGGGCAGGGCCAAGCTGCAAATCGCCCTAGGAAAAGGCAAGAAGCTGCACGACAAACGTGAAGTCGAAAAGAAGCGCGACTGGAGCCGCGAAAAAGGCCGGCTGTTGCGCGCGCGCGGCTGA
- the rpoZ gene encoding DNA-directed RNA polymerase subunit omega codes for MARVTVEDCVDKIENRFDLVLLAAHRARNISSGQPILVDRDRDKNPVVALREIAESALAPEDLSEDFIHSLQHHVEVDEPEAEAAPALTPAVAGELEVEGQFDRMTEEDLLRGLEGLVPPAEVEDEAE; via the coding sequence ATGGCGCGCGTTACTGTCGAAGATTGCGTCGACAAGATCGAAAATCGCTTCGACCTCGTCCTTCTCGCGGCGCATCGGGCGCGGAACATCTCGTCGGGTCAGCCGATCCTTGTGGATCGCGACCGCGACAAAAATCCGGTGGTCGCCCTGCGCGAGATCGCTGAATCGGCGCTCGCCCCGGAAGACCTTTCCGAGGATTTCATCCATTCGCTGCAGCATCACGTCGAGGTCGACGAGCCGGAGGCCGAAGCGGCGCCGGCCTTGACCCCTGCGGTCGCCGGCGAACTCGAAGTCGAGGGCCAGTTCGACCGGATGACGGAAGAAGATCTGCTGCGCGGTCTCGAAGGGCTGGTTCCGCCCGCCGAGGTCGAGGACGAAGCGGAGTAA
- the dapA gene encoding 4-hydroxy-tetrahydrodipicolinate synthase, translating to MSVKPIFHGSMTALVTPFSHGEVDYDALRALIDWQIENGTHGLVPVGTTGESPTLSHEEHGRVITETIRAARGRAPVVAGAGSNNTREAIAIAGHAERAGADGLLIVTPYYNKPNQEGLYLHFKAINDAVSIPIIIYNIPPRSVIDMSVETMKRCAELKNVVGVKDATGNIGRISLQREAMGPEFIQLSGDDLTALACMAAGAHGCISVVANIAPRLCADLQNACLAGDFAKALEIQDRLTPLHVATFLEAGVTGAKYGLSLLGKAEEEVRLPLVPCTQPTKDRIRAAMIHAGVLPA from the coding sequence ATGAGCGTAAAGCCGATTTTTCATGGGTCGATGACGGCCCTGGTCACGCCGTTTTCCCATGGAGAGGTCGATTATGACGCACTGCGCGCGCTGATCGATTGGCAGATCGAAAATGGAACGCACGGCCTCGTTCCTGTTGGCACGACGGGCGAGAGCCCGACGCTGAGCCACGAGGAGCATGGGCGGGTCATCACCGAGACGATCCGCGCCGCGCGGGGGCGGGCGCCGGTCGTCGCCGGCGCGGGCTCGAACAATACCCGCGAGGCGATCGCCATCGCCGGCCATGCCGAACGCGCTGGCGCCGACGGGCTCCTCATCGTCACGCCTTATTATAATAAGCCCAATCAGGAAGGGCTTTATCTGCACTTCAAGGCGATCAACGACGCCGTCTCTATTCCCATCATCATCTACAATATCCCGCCGCGCTCGGTCATCGACATGAGCGTCGAGACCATGAAGCGCTGCGCCGAGTTGAAGAATGTCGTCGGCGTGAAAGACGCGACCGGCAACATCGGCCGCATTTCGCTCCAACGTGAGGCGATGGGGCCGGAGTTCATCCAGCTTTCCGGCGACGATCTCACCGCGCTCGCCTGCATGGCGGCGGGCGCGCATGGCTGCATCTCGGTCGTCGCCAACATCGCGCCGCGGCTTTGCGCCGATTTGCAGAACGCCTGTCTCGCCGGCGACTTCGCCAAAGCGCTGGAGATCCAGGACAGGCTGACGCCGCTGCATGTCGCGACTTTTCTCGAGGCCGGCGTCACGGGCGCGAAATACGGGTTGTCGCTTCTCGGCAAGGCTGAAGAAGAGGTGCGTCTTCCTCTGGTGCCGTGCACGCAACCGACTAAGGATCGCATACGCGCGGCGATGATCCACGCCGGCGTGCTCCCCGCCTAA
- a CDS encoding RelA/SpoT family protein, with translation MMRQYELVERVRKYNPRVDEDLLNRAYVYAMKAHGAQTRASGDPYFSHPLEVAAILTDLKLDDATIVAAVLHDTLEDTDATREEIDRLFGEQIGKLVEGLTKIEKLDLVTKQARQGENFRKLLLAVAEDVRVLLVKLADRLHNMRTLHFVPQEKRARIAQETLDIYAPLAGRMGMQRLREELEGLAFRHLMPEAHQTIEQRLHDLRAKNGRIIKRIEDELTKEFEARGITAAVTGRQKTTFSVWRKMERKSISFEQLSDIFGFRIIVGAVEDCYRALGVVHTKWPNVPGRFKDYISTPKQNDYRSIHTTVIGPGHQRVELQIRTAEMHEIARFGIAAHALYKDAVGAHGREQLAKESRAFRWLQETLDLLAHGDNPEEFLEHTRLELFQDQVFCFTPKGGLIALPRGATPIDFAYAVHTKLGDSAVGAKINGRVAPVLSQLKNGDEVEIIRAEGHVPPAAWEGAVATGKARAAIRRATRDAVRQQYAGLGRQIVERAFERAGRVWSEEKLKAALTRLARPSVEDALAAVGRGEIYSGDVVKAVYPDFSEERKAGPAAIGPGEPGWFGVKANANVVFKAPGAKDDGGGAIPIRGLRGDAPVRFAPDGGAVPGDRIVGIFTPGEGITIYPIQSPSLTAFDDQPERWLDVRWDIEAGSSALFPVRIVATAINEPGTLGALATLIGETGANIDNISFKAHSPDFREMTFDLEVADLKHLNGVVTRLRASALVSKVERMIG, from the coding sequence ATGATGCGTCAGTACGAGCTTGTCGAACGCGTGCGGAAATATAACCCGCGCGTCGACGAGGATTTGCTAAACCGGGCCTATGTCTACGCGATGAAGGCGCATGGGGCGCAAACCCGCGCCTCCGGCGACCCTTATTTTTCCCACCCGCTCGAAGTCGCGGCGATCCTCACCGATCTCAAGCTCGACGACGCGACGATCGTCGCGGCCGTTCTGCACGATACGCTCGAAGACACCGACGCCACGCGCGAAGAGATCGACCGGCTGTTTGGCGAACAGATCGGCAAACTCGTCGAGGGCCTGACCAAGATCGAGAAGCTCGATCTGGTCACCAAGCAGGCGCGGCAGGGCGAGAACTTCCGCAAATTGCTGCTCGCCGTCGCCGAAGACGTGCGCGTGCTGCTCGTCAAGCTCGCCGACCGCCTGCACAATATGCGCACGCTGCATTTCGTCCCGCAGGAAAAGCGCGCGCGCATCGCCCAGGAGACGCTCGACATTTATGCGCCGCTCGCCGGCCGCATGGGCATGCAGCGCCTGCGCGAGGAATTGGAGGGCCTCGCCTTTCGGCATTTGATGCCCGAAGCGCATCAGACCATCGAGCAGCGGCTGCACGATCTGCGCGCGAAGAACGGACGCATCATCAAGCGCATCGAGGACGAACTCACCAAGGAGTTCGAGGCGCGCGGCATCACCGCGGCGGTCACCGGGCGCCAGAAGACGACCTTTTCGGTGTGGCGCAAGATGGAGCGCAAGTCGATCTCCTTCGAGCAATTGTCCGACATCTTCGGCTTTCGGATCATCGTCGGGGCGGTGGAGGATTGCTATCGCGCGCTCGGCGTCGTTCATACCAAGTGGCCCAACGTCCCCGGCCGCTTCAAGGATTACATCTCGACGCCGAAGCAGAACGACTATCGTTCGATCCATACAACGGTGATCGGTCCTGGCCACCAGCGCGTCGAACTTCAGATTCGCACCGCCGAAATGCATGAGATCGCGCGCTTCGGCATCGCCGCGCACGCGCTCTACAAGGATGCCGTCGGCGCGCATGGCCGCGAGCAGCTCGCCAAGGAAAGCCGCGCCTTCCGCTGGCTGCAGGAAACGCTCGATCTCCTCGCGCATGGCGACAATCCCGAGGAATTTCTTGAGCATACGCGCCTCGAACTGTTTCAAGATCAGGTGTTCTGCTTCACGCCGAAGGGCGGATTGATCGCGCTGCCGCGCGGCGCGACGCCGATCGATTTCGCCTACGCCGTGCACACGAAACTCGGCGATTCAGCCGTTGGCGCGAAGATCAACGGACGCGTCGCCCCGGTGTTGTCGCAGCTGAAAAACGGCGACGAGGTCGAGATCATCCGCGCCGAAGGGCATGTGCCCCCCGCCGCCTGGGAGGGGGCGGTGGCGACCGGCAAGGCGCGCGCCGCGATAAGGCGCGCGACGCGCGACGCGGTGCGTCAGCAATATGCCGGGCTCGGCCGCCAGATCGTCGAACGCGCCTTCGAGCGCGCCGGCCGCGTCTGGAGCGAAGAGAAACTGAAGGCGGCGCTGACCAGGCTCGCGCGGCCATCGGTCGAAGACGCGCTCGCCGCCGTGGGCCGCGGCGAAATCTATTCGGGCGACGTCGTCAAGGCGGTCTATCCGGATTTCAGCGAAGAGCGCAAAGCGGGGCCAGCCGCCATCGGTCCTGGGGAGCCGGGCTGGTTCGGCGTCAAGGCGAACGCCAATGTGGTCTTCAAGGCGCCCGGCGCGAAAGACGATGGCGGCGGCGCGATTCCGATTCGCGGGCTGCGCGGCGACGCGCCGGTGCGTTTCGCGCCGGACGGCGGCGCCGTGCCGGGCGACCGCATCGTCGGCATTTTCACGCCCGGCGAAGGCATCACCATCTACCCGATCCAGTCGCCGTCGCTCACCGCCTTCGACGACCAGCCCGAACGCTGGCTCGATGTGCGCTGGGATATCGAAGCCGGCTCCTCGGCGCTGTTTCCCGTTCGCATCGTCGCGACCGCGATCAACGAGCCCGGCACGCTCGGGGCGCTGGCGACGCTGATCGGCGAAACGGGCGCCAATATCGACAACATCAGCTTCAAGGCGCATTCGCCGGATTTCCGGGAAATGACCTTCGATCTCGAAGTCGCCGATCTGAAACATCTGAACGGCGTCGTCACGCGGCTGCGCGCGAGCGCCTTGGTGAGCAAGGTGGAAAGGATGATTGGGTAA